One genomic region from Amaranthus tricolor cultivar Red isolate AtriRed21 chromosome 12, ASM2621246v1, whole genome shotgun sequence encodes:
- the LOC130828154 gene encoding NAD(H) kinase 1, producing the protein MSPRQEFGSVSSPPYENGTSDSLSLSCSEKEVQEVLQQPLQGIDENLVEFSEAMRTVAKALRHVVEGKASAQAEAAEWKRKFELEKSRNLQLERKALSVGNHGCDLLNMRIEKSTNQPEEYSPADPENRKNGHCCGANGICNHEVLRNGELSSDSESINKRMLKKASFKLSWNSEGTNGNQYKHDVVSFDRGNISMTERSSKQIFLKWESEPQTVLVLTKPNSTSVRLLCCELVRWLNEQKKLNVYVEPRVRTELLDESSSFNFVQTWKDNEEVILLHTKVDLVVTLGGDGTVLWAASMFKGPVPPVVPFSMGSLGFMTPFYSEQYKESLDSVLQGPISITLRHRLQCHVIRDSAKHEYDTEEPILVLNEVTIDRGISSYLTNLECYCDNTFVTCVQGDGLILSTTSGSTAYSLAAGGSMVHPQVPGILFTPICPHSLSFRPLILPEHVTLRVQVPFNSRGPAWVSFDGKDRKQLAPGDALICSMAPWPVPTACQVDSTCDFLRSIHEGLHWNLRKTQSFDGPSFGN; encoded by the exons ATGTCTCCTCGTCAG GAATTTGGAAGTGTTTCTTCTCCACCGTATGAAAATGGAACTTCAGATTCACTTTCCCTGTCCTGTTCCGAAAAGGAAGTACAGGAGGTCCTTCAGCAACCTCTTCAAGGGATAGATGAGAATCTTGTTGAGTTTTCTGAAGCTATGCGAA CTGTTGCAAAGGCATTAAGGCATGTTGTAGAGGGAAAGGCTTCAGCTCAAGCCGAAGCAGCTGAATGGAAGCGGAAATTTGAGCTTGAGAAATCGAGGAACCTTCAACTGGAGCGCAAAG CGTTATCAGTTGGGAACCACGGTTGTGACCTCCTAAATATGAGAATAGAAAAGTCAACTAACCAACCAGAAGAGTATTCCCCAGCGGACCCGGAAAATCGGAAAAATGGCCACTGTTGTGGGGCAAATGGAATATGCAATCACGAGGTTCTTCGCAATGGAGAATTATCATCGGATTCTGAGTCTATAAACAAAAGGATGCTGAAAAAG GCGTCATTCAAACTATCGTGGAATAGCGAAGGTACAAACGGCAATCAGTATAAGCATGATGTCGTCTCTTTTGACAGAGGAAACATATCAATGACTGAGCGTAGTAGCAAACAG ATATTTCTCAAGTGGGAGAGTGAACCCCAGACTGTGCTTGTTTTGACCAAACCAAATTCAACTTCTGTACGACTTTTATGCTGCGAACTCGTCAG ATGGTTGAATGAACAGAAGAAGCTAAACGTATATGTAGAACCACGAGTTCGAACTGAACTCTTAGATGAGTCATCTTCTTTCAACTTTGTTCAGACATGGAAGGATA ACGAGGAGGTCATACTCTTACATACGAAAGTTGATCTGGTCGTGACTCTTGGTGGTGATGGAACTGTACTTTGG GCTGCTTCAATGTTCAAAGGACCTGTTCCTCCTGTTGTTCCATTTTCTATGGGATCTCTCGGCTTCATGACTCCATTTT ACAGTGAGCAGTACAAGGAATCACTTGATTCAGTGCTGCAAGGTCCCATCAGTATTACATTACGGCACAGATTACAATGCCATGTAATTCGAGATTCTGCAAAGCACGAGTATGATACGGAGGAGCCTATTCTCGTTCTGAATGAAGTCACTATTGATCGAGGAATATCCTCGTATCTCACAAATCTGGAATGTTATTGTGACAACACTTTCGTGACGTGTGTTCAAGGAGACGGATTAATCTTATCCACTACTTCTGGAAGCACTGCTTATTCATTGGCTGCTGGAGGATCAATGGTTCATCCACAG GTTCCTGGAATTCTATTTACTCCAATCTGCCCACACTCTCTTTCATTTCGACCGTTGATATTGCCCGAACACGTAACACTGAGAGTGCAAGTACCATTCAACAGCAGAGGTCCTGCATGGGTATCATTTGACGGAAAAGACCGAAAACAGTTAGCACCCGGAGATGCGCTTATATGCAGCATGGCACCGTGGCCTGTTCCAACTGCATGTCAAGTCGATTCCACCTGTGATTTCTTGCGTAGCATCCACGAAGGTTTGCATTGGAATCTGAGAAAGACACAGTCCTTCGATGGTCCTAGTTTTGGTAATTGA
- the LOC130828155 gene encoding protein RETICULATA-RELATED 4, chloroplastic-like: MAIAAIAFSLSSLPSYNLNFINHRSLSPSFIPPLTLTSSSKTITPLTLSLSPHIRRHFPLCNSGGDFGDGGNFVGGGGGGDENFGEGGGHEEGDENKNKKDVLLVLSETGRSLESLPKDLVTAIEEGRIPVEIVRKFLELEKSPLVRWLLQFGGFKERLLADDLFLAKVAMECGVGIFTKTAAEYEKRRENFFKELEVVFADVVMAVIADFMLVYLPAPTIALRKPLALNAGPITKFFHSCPDNAFQIALGGASYSLIQRVGAIVRNGSKLFAVGTTSSLVGTVITNAVINARKAVDKSAADEVENVPVLSTSVGYGVYMAVSSNLRYQILAGVIEQRILEPMFHNQKLVLSALCFAVRTGNTFLGSLLWVDYARWIGIQKAHDEEHA, translated from the exons ATGGCGATCGCCGCCAtagctttttctctctcttctttacCTAGCTACAACCTGAATTTTATCAATCACCGTTCTCTCTCTCCTTCCTTTATTCCTCCATTAACTCTAACTTCCTCCTCTAAAACCATCACTCCCCTTACTCTTTCTCTGTCCCCTCACATTCGTCGACATTTTCCTCTATGTAACTCCGGCGGTGATTTCGGTGATGGTGGAAATTTCGTCGGAGGCGGGGGTGGCGGTGATGAAAACTTCGGAGAAGGTGGAGGTCACGAGGAGGGAGAtgagaataagaataagaaggATGTGCTTTTGGTGTTGTCGGAAACCGGAAGATCGTTAGAGAGTTTACCGAAAGATTTGGTAACAGCAATCGAAGAAGGGAGGATTCCGGTCGAGATTGTTAGGAAGTTCTTAGAACTAGAGAAATCGCCATTGGTGAGATGGTTGCTTCAATTCGGAGGATTTAAGGAAAGGTTGTTGGCTGATGATCTGTTTTTGGCTAAAGTTGCTATGGAATGCGGTGTTGGTATTTTCACTAAG ACTGCTGCAGAATATGAGAAAAGACgggaaaatttcttcaaagaactGGAAGTTGTTTTTGCCGATGTG GTTATGGCCGTAATTGCAGATTTTATGCTTGTGTATCTTCCTGCGCCAACCATTGCTCTCCGGAAACCTCTTGCATTAAATGCTGGACCTATTACGAAGTTTTTCCACAGTTGTCCTGACAATGCTTTCCAG ATTGCTCTTGGCGGTGCTTCATATTCATTGATACAGAGAGTTGGGGCCATCGTA CGGAATGGGTCTAAACTTTTTGCTGTTGGCACTACCTCCTCTTTG GTTGGTACAGTCATAACGAATGCTGTTATTAACGCACGGAAAGCTGTTGATAAGTCAGCAGCTGATGAAGTAGAGAATGTCCCGGTCCTATCCACTAGTGTAGGTTATGGTGTGTATATGGCAGTTTCAAGCAACCTTAG ATATCAAATTTTGGCTGGTGTAATTGAACAACGGATACTGGAACCTATGTTTCACAACCAGAAACTAGTGCTAAGTGCTCTTTGCTTTGCCGTAAGGACTGGCAACACATTCTTAGGTTCACTACT ATGGGTGGACTATGCACGCTGGATCGGTATTCAGAAAGCTCATGATGAAGAGCATGCTTAA